One region of Citrus sinensis cultivar Valencia sweet orange chromosome 6, DVS_A1.0, whole genome shotgun sequence genomic DNA includes:
- the LOC102617973 gene encoding uncharacterized protein LOC102617973 isoform X1, whose protein sequence is MDKGPLLLENVRNMTSQRVKVEESFVPAFKDKAAEVSNLLAEPKCDHASVDGVLSFGRENLGKSSGMDGFSYEFEFGFRTNCGGLDSFTTQGEDDLKLEVLDGLLDDIDEVDDFHAANDLSTVCDDFLLDIEFTEKVAKFDCGPVEGSHLGNSSSESHSPGASGSNVAVGMSDSSITALESECKNDSLEKMVNCELHGTFKSKCEYQAPDMEKCPSSHDMDRFDELDSDDNVLLSSILSKCKKRVKSTVLGTKVKRLRKPTKRYIEESSDLKPGSLMRGQNVSTATLKDKHPKVTPCNGSSKGSQVASESWLRGGRLKKRSPILGFESDDDIFSSDSDDDRVRKRKSKIDDRRKNQRMWTLSEVMKLIDGISQFGVGKWTDIKRLLFSSSSHRTPIDLRDKWRNLLRASYAHQKNKGEVDPKHAMRSLPKPVLCRIRELATIHPYPRVPYSKKCNGDTDSSRHPIKAKSAPFSSHGRNLRTTIKEQ, encoded by the exons ATGGATAAAGGACCACTGTTGCTTGAGAATGTTCGAAACATGACAAGTCAAAGG GTAAAGGTAGAAGAATCCTTTGTTCCTGCTTTTAAAGATAAAGCAGCTGAAGTTTCCAATTTACTTGCTGAACCAAAATGTGATCATGCTTCAGTTGATGGTGTTTTAAGCTTCGGCAGAGAGAACTTAGGGAAAAGCTCAGGCATGGATGGCTTTTCCTATGAATTTGAGTTTGGCTTTAGAACAAATTGTG GTGGGCTGGATTCTTTTACTACTCAAGGAGAAGATGATTTAAAGCTTGAG GTTCTTGACGGATTGCTGGATGATATTGATGAAGTGGATGACTTTCATGCAGCAAATGATCTCTCCACCGTGTGTGATGATTTTCTATTAG ATATTGAATTTACTGAAAAGGTTGCCAAATTTGACTGTGGTCCAGTTGAAGGATCACATTTAGGTAACTCAAGTTCCGAAAGTCATTCTCCAGGTGCTAGTGGAAGTAATGTTGCTGTTGGCATGTCAGATTCATCAATAACTGCTCTGGAATCCGAATGCAAGAATGATTCGCTTGAAAAGATGGTTAATTGTGAGTTACATGGCACCTTTAAAAGCAAGTGTGAGTATCAAGCACCAGATATGGAAAAATGCCCTAGTTCACATGATATGGATAGATTTGATGAACTGGATAGTGATGACAATGTTTTATTAAGTAGCATACTGTCTAAGTGTAAGAAGAGGGTCAAGAGCACTGTTCTAGGAACCAAGGTCAAGAGGCTGCGTAAACCTACAAAACGATACATTGAGGAGTCCTCAGATCTGAAACCAGGATCTCTAATGAGAGGACAAAATGTTTCTACTGCCACATTGAAGGATAAACATCCAAAGGTAACACCATGTAATGGGTCTTCCAAAGGTAGTCAAGTGGCATCAGAATCTTGGTTACGTGGAGGACGTCTAAAGAAACGTTCGCCTATATTG GGTTTTGAATCTGATGATGACATTTTTTCttctgattctgatgatgaCCGTGTGAGAAAGAGGAAATCTAAAATTGATGATCGGAGGAAGAATCAAAGGATGTGGACTCTTTCTGAGGTGATGAAGCTTATTGATGGTATCTCTCAATTTGGAGTTGGAAAATGGACTGACATAAAGAGACTCCTCTtttcatcatcttctcaccGCACACCCATAGATCTGAgg GACAAATGGCGTAATCTCCTAAGAGCTAGCTATGCACATCAGAAAAACAAGGGAGAG GTTGACCCAAAGCACGCCATGCGTAGCTTACCAAAGCCTGTGTTATGCCGAATCCGAGAACTGGCCACCATTCATCCATATCCAAGAGTGCCTTACTCAAAGAAATGCAATGGTGACACCGACTCATCCAGACATCCTATCAAAGCTAAAAGTGCTCCTTTTAGCTCACATGGAAGAAATTTGCGAACTACAATTAAAGAACAGTGA
- the LOC102617973 gene encoding uncharacterized protein LOC102617973 isoform X2 — translation MVKVEESFVPAFKDKAAEVSNLLAEPKCDHASVDGVLSFGRENLGKSSGMDGFSYEFEFGFRTNCGGLDSFTTQGEDDLKLEVLDGLLDDIDEVDDFHAANDLSTVCDDFLLDIEFTEKVAKFDCGPVEGSHLGNSSSESHSPGASGSNVAVGMSDSSITALESECKNDSLEKMVNCELHGTFKSKCEYQAPDMEKCPSSHDMDRFDELDSDDNVLLSSILSKCKKRVKSTVLGTKVKRLRKPTKRYIEESSDLKPGSLMRGQNVSTATLKDKHPKVTPCNGSSKGSQVASESWLRGGRLKKRSPILGFESDDDIFSSDSDDDRVRKRKSKIDDRRKNQRMWTLSEVMKLIDGISQFGVGKWTDIKRLLFSSSSHRTPIDLRDKWRNLLRASYAHQKNKGEVDPKHAMRSLPKPVLCRIRELATIHPYPRVPYSKKCNGDTDSSRHPIKAKSAPFSSHGRNLRTTIKEQ, via the exons ATG GTAAAGGTAGAAGAATCCTTTGTTCCTGCTTTTAAAGATAAAGCAGCTGAAGTTTCCAATTTACTTGCTGAACCAAAATGTGATCATGCTTCAGTTGATGGTGTTTTAAGCTTCGGCAGAGAGAACTTAGGGAAAAGCTCAGGCATGGATGGCTTTTCCTATGAATTTGAGTTTGGCTTTAGAACAAATTGTG GTGGGCTGGATTCTTTTACTACTCAAGGAGAAGATGATTTAAAGCTTGAG GTTCTTGACGGATTGCTGGATGATATTGATGAAGTGGATGACTTTCATGCAGCAAATGATCTCTCCACCGTGTGTGATGATTTTCTATTAG ATATTGAATTTACTGAAAAGGTTGCCAAATTTGACTGTGGTCCAGTTGAAGGATCACATTTAGGTAACTCAAGTTCCGAAAGTCATTCTCCAGGTGCTAGTGGAAGTAATGTTGCTGTTGGCATGTCAGATTCATCAATAACTGCTCTGGAATCCGAATGCAAGAATGATTCGCTTGAAAAGATGGTTAATTGTGAGTTACATGGCACCTTTAAAAGCAAGTGTGAGTATCAAGCACCAGATATGGAAAAATGCCCTAGTTCACATGATATGGATAGATTTGATGAACTGGATAGTGATGACAATGTTTTATTAAGTAGCATACTGTCTAAGTGTAAGAAGAGGGTCAAGAGCACTGTTCTAGGAACCAAGGTCAAGAGGCTGCGTAAACCTACAAAACGATACATTGAGGAGTCCTCAGATCTGAAACCAGGATCTCTAATGAGAGGACAAAATGTTTCTACTGCCACATTGAAGGATAAACATCCAAAGGTAACACCATGTAATGGGTCTTCCAAAGGTAGTCAAGTGGCATCAGAATCTTGGTTACGTGGAGGACGTCTAAAGAAACGTTCGCCTATATTG GGTTTTGAATCTGATGATGACATTTTTTCttctgattctgatgatgaCCGTGTGAGAAAGAGGAAATCTAAAATTGATGATCGGAGGAAGAATCAAAGGATGTGGACTCTTTCTGAGGTGATGAAGCTTATTGATGGTATCTCTCAATTTGGAGTTGGAAAATGGACTGACATAAAGAGACTCCTCTtttcatcatcttctcaccGCACACCCATAGATCTGAgg GACAAATGGCGTAATCTCCTAAGAGCTAGCTATGCACATCAGAAAAACAAGGGAGAG GTTGACCCAAAGCACGCCATGCGTAGCTTACCAAAGCCTGTGTTATGCCGAATCCGAGAACTGGCCACCATTCATCCATATCCAAGAGTGCCTTACTCAAAGAAATGCAATGGTGACACCGACTCATCCAGACATCCTATCAAAGCTAAAAGTGCTCCTTTTAGCTCACATGGAAGAAATTTGCGAACTACAATTAAAGAACAGTGA